In the genome of Sander vitreus isolate 19-12246 chromosome 13, sanVit1, whole genome shotgun sequence, one region contains:
- the LOC144527682 gene encoding F-BAR and double SH3 domains protein 2-like translates to MQPPPRKVRVTQELKHTHAEQMSRLHIKHQTECDLLEDLRSFSQKRAAVERDYAQALQKLANQYLKREWPDSLTEEQTDHRNMYCVWRAYLEGTVQVTQSRISTCDNYKVQVADPAKMGRLQKEQQLRKCIEQLTVVQAELQGSVKELTKSRKKYQEAETMAQAVREKAELDAKSKLSLFQSRSSLQRASVKLKAKRSECNSKATHARNDYLLMLAAANAHQQRYYDTDLMDCIKVLDGKIYEQVKDYLVSLCQTELETYQAVHNTFNQLLNSSNGVLQEFHQQQFVQKNLMFQQAPDFLYQPSDSDTVMQLQKESGMSEEHSLDKEARKWASRVAREYKSIIHTQRALEDYGTQESSEQNNSDLETKMEVARRSLRRAETVKVKAEARLDLLRQAGVAVETWLKSAMNQVMEELENERWNNLNTHDPSLSGTADLEREDEEEMEDSGEVLDDSSSSPSSTLKNYPLTCKVLYSYKASQPDELTIEEQEILEVIDDGDMEDWVKARNRSGQVGYVPEKYLQLPSSNSLLSMLQALAALDARSHSSSNSTEPETELPTGSVNGDSSVSFAKALYDYAGQTEDELSFPEGAIIRILSRETHEDDGFWEGEFNGVVGVFPAVLVEDLAGASENGDGQRDVSAQASPSPLAQCDQSPRSPFQQGPLHSSPLQTPTMSSPLSSPCSATASPIGRPPSYHNGHHRPPPVPHKSPFQSPTQGSPQPPKYPESSSSTIRPVRAAPPPPKQHPRGQVKRREEVEITLV, encoded by the exons GAGTTTTAGCCAAAAGAGGGCAGCTGTGGAGAGGGACTACGCCCAG GCCCTCCAGAAGTTGGCAAATCAGTATCTAAAGAGGGAATGGCCGGACAGTCTGACAGAAGAACAAACAGACCACAG GAACATGTATTGTGTATGGAGGGCCTATTTGGAGGGTACGGTCCAGGTCACCCAGTCCAGAATCAGCACCTGTGATAACTACAAAGTCCAAGTCGCTGATCCAGCCAAGATGGGCAGACTGCAGAAGGAACAGCAGCTGAGGAAG TGTATTGAACAGCTGACGGTGGTTCAAGCTGAGCTACAGGGGTCAGTGAAGGAGCTGACCAAGAGCAGGAAGAAGTACCAGGAGGCTGAGACAATGGCACAGGCTGTCCGAGAGAAGGCAGAGCTGGACGCCAA GTCCAAGCTAAGTCTCTTCCAGTCCAGATCCAGTCTTCAAAGGGCGAGTGTAAAG CTGAAAGCCAAGAGGAGCGAGTGCAACTCCAAAGCCACGCATGCCAGAAACGACTACCTTCTAATGCTAGCAGCCGCTAACGCTCACCAGCAGCGCTACTATGACACAGACCTCATGGACTGCATCAAG GTCTTAGATGGAAAAATCTATGAGCAGGTAAAAGATTACCTGGTCTCGCTGTGTCAGACTGAGCTGGAAACTTATCAGGCTGTCCACAACACCTTCAACCAGCTTTTAAACAGCTCCAATGGG gTTCTGCAGGAGTTTCATCAGCAGCAGTTTGTACAGAAGAACCTCATGTTCCAGCAAGCCCCGGACTTCTTGTACCAGCCCAGCGACTCAGATACG gtGATGCAGCTGCAGAAGGAGAGTGGAATGTCAGAGGAGCACAGTCTGGATAAAGAGGCGAGGAAATGGGCGAGCCGCGTGGCCCGAGAATACAAGAGCATCATCCACACACAGAGG gCCCTGGAGGATTATGGGACGCAGGAATCATCAGAGCAAAACAACAGTGACCTGGAGACCAAGATGGAGGTGGCCAGGCGGAGTCTTCGCagagcagag acAGTGAAAGTGAAAGCAGAGGCCCGTCTGGACTTGTTGAGGCAGGCAGGTGTTGCTGTGGAAACGTGGCTCAAGAGTGCCATGAACCAGGtgatggaggagctggagaacgAGCGCTGGAACAATCTCAATACCCATGATCCTTCACTCTCT GGGACAGCAGATTTGGAGcgagaggacgaggaggagatggaggacagTGGTGAAGTGTTAGACGACAGCAGCTCCAGCCCCTCCAGCACCTTGAAAAACTATCCCCTCACCTGCAAAGTACTCTACTCCTACAAG GCGTCGCAGCCAGATGAACTGACCATTGAGGAGCAGGAAATCTTGGAGGTCATTGATGATGGAGACATGGAGGACTGGGTCAAG GCCAGAAATCGCAGTGGACAGGTTGGCTACGTCCCAGAGAAATACCTGCAGCTTCCTTCCTCCAACAGTCTGCTGAGTATGCTGCAGGCCCTTGCGGCACTGGATGCCCGATCCCATTCCTCCAGTAACTCCACTGAACCTGAAACAGAACTACCAACTGGCTCAGTCAACGGAGACTCCAGTG TGTCATTTGCGAAGGCCCTGTACGACTACGCAGGACAAACCGAGGACGAGCTGTCGTTTCCAGAAGGTGCCATCATCCGCATCctgagcagagagacacacgAGGATGACGGTTTCTGGGAGGGAGAGTTTAACGGCGTCGTCGGCGTCTTCCCTGCAGTTCTGGTGGAGGATCTCGCCGGCGCCAGCGAGAATGGAGATGGACAAAGAGATGTCAGTGCACAG GCGTCTCCCTCCCCTTTGGCCCAGTGTGACCAATCCCCTCGTAGTCCCTTCCAGCAGGGGCCTCTCCACAGCAGCCCCCTTCAGACGCCCACCATGTCCTCACCTTTGTCAAGTCCCTGCAGCGCAACAGCTTCTCCCATTGGCCGACCACCGTCCTATCACAACGGACATCACAGGCCACCACCAGTGCCCCACAAAAGCCCCTTTCAGA GTCCAACCCAAGGCTCCCCTCAACCTCCCAAATACCCAGAGAGCAGCTCCAGCACCATTCGACCT GTCCGTGCTGCTCCTCCGCCCCCTAAGCAGCATCCTCGCGGGCAGGTGAAGCggagggaggaggtggagatcaCACTGGTGTGA